The following are encoded together in the uncultured Sphaerochaeta sp. genome:
- a CDS encoding Na+/H+ antiporter subunit E, giving the protein MNSRRVWAILRFVLTTLFLYFVWVLFTADLGPFSLLFGLGASVLTAALTYHIFLPEHEANLRFFIPHLWALLRFLFLMVLSLYQSSYQVVKAVITGNTNPRIVHFRTHLRSDLARTVLANAITFTPGTMTLDLNDDHLTVHWLLCTTTHTKAAGEAVKTKLEHALGRTWL; this is encoded by the coding sequence ATGAACAGCAGACGAGTCTGGGCGATCCTGCGTTTTGTATTGACCACCCTGTTTTTGTACTTCGTCTGGGTCCTGTTTACCGCTGACTTGGGCCCCTTCAGCCTGCTCTTTGGGCTTGGAGCCTCAGTTTTAACTGCAGCACTCACCTATCACATCTTCCTTCCCGAACATGAGGCAAACCTGCGCTTCTTCATCCCGCACCTTTGGGCTCTCCTGAGATTTCTGTTTCTTATGGTCCTTTCCTTGTATCAATCGAGTTATCAAGTAGTAAAAGCTGTCATAACAGGGAACACAAATCCAAGGATTGTACACTTTAGGACTCATCTCCGCAGTGATCTTGCTAGGACGGTACTGGCAAATGCAATCACATTCACGCCCGGTACCATGACCCTTGACCTTAATGACGACCATCTTACTGTCCACTGGCTCCTATGCACCACTACCCATACAAAAGCAGCAGGGGAAGCAGTCAAGACAAAACTCGAACATGCACTAGGGAGAACATGGCTATGA